The genomic window attccataagtttgagtgtactcttttgctaccagtcttgctttaaatcgttcaatactaccatctgccttgtacttcacagtatagatccaacgacacccaactggcttctttcctggtggacattctacgagttcccatgtttcattattctgcaatgatttcatctcttcattcatggctgctttccaccttggatcagttaaggcttcctgcacactattaggaatagctacagtagataattgatttacaaatgacttatttgattcagacaaacgatggttagacacatagttgttcatgggatatttgactttggtagacaattcaggttcatatgtgggtttaggaatacctctattatgacggtgtggtaaccgtttcatgaatggattaggttccaaattaagaacaccttcaacagacgacgattggtttggtatttcagtgaagacatcttcgaacccaaattgttgaccactcatatccaactcacctgcttcttggttcactagttcagattgtccagattcattctccttagagatatgataatcataatcgagagtctgaatttccttatggtacttcccctgaagttcagattcagatgaaaaatacatcgaatcttcatgaaacactacatccattgtaatatacatttgtcgagttggaggatggtaacattgatatccctttttgtgcaatgtatatccaacaaacacacattgcaatgcatgggaagttaacttggtgcgttagtgcttgtgtagatgcacaaatgccacacaaccaaaaacatgaggaggtagatttggcacagttggggcaactacgacattagtaagagcttggagaggtgtttggaagttaattgagctggAAGGTACCCAATTGATCAAGTATGCAGCAAAtatgattgcttctccccaataagatatcggtgtttttgctactatcaaggaagcacgaacaacctctaacaagtgtcgATTTTTCCCTTCAgtgactccattttgctggggtgtattggaacaagtagtctgatgaatgatgtcatgtccttccaaatatttttgaagatCAAAACTttaatattctccaccattatcactacgcagaacccgaacctttgcattgtactgagtttcaatcgttttatgaaatttttgaaacaacaagttcacttcatatttggtcttcatcaagcataaccatgtcattctggtacaatcatcaataaaagtaacaaaccaacgtgagccactcaaagttgggactttggatgggccccaaacatcagaatgtataaccataaaaggaaacggacTTTTGTTCAAAATTAACAGAAACGAaacacgatggcttttagccaattcacaaatatcacaacggaaaccagaaatatcactctttgcaaacaaactaggaaacaatttttttaaataaccaaaggaagcatgtcccagacgtcgatgccacaaccaaatttcagactttttcttctcctcctcagatccatctgccatcaaggcttgttgcaacttatttgaatcctttgactgcaagtccaagtaatagagttttccccgcttaataccacaactaATCGTCtatcttgtttggatgtccttaatcacacaaaattcagaccaaaaaatgacaatacaagataaggctacggtgatttgagaaactgacaaaagattgtaatctaaagatggaacaactaaaacagaatccaaattcaaagtatcagtaagagttaaggatccttccctaatgactggggttgtgttaccattggctgtggaaacaattttttgtgaggaaggtctaaggggtgaaacctgtctagaatcaaaagtcatatgatctgtagcaccagaatcaattatccatgcactattaataacaagtgtaaaagtatttaaaaacttaccaccatgatctgtagcggctaccaatgcagaggctttctcaacaacattagcctctgtttttatttcagCAACAGTTGCAATcaaggttttcttggaatccttcttccattgatcacgattattatcattaataacaaagtgttgatagcctaaacatgatctaaaggtccatggttcaaactctcaattcctcattgttttcctggtcataccaagaatcgttgctttgaaattgtgggatatccagattgGTGGGATCAATCTTATTGCattgagtgcatttgaaggttgacttatcaatattagggcttgtcttaggatggatgatcgctgtcggactaccatagcgacaaaatatccaggatttcagttccatgaCTCTGATActatcttcaaattgataaatggtagttttttccattcataatttcattcattcatgtacagagaatatatagagggtaatcaccattctaagaatgggaaggaatgatacaaggaaagaatgatataaggaaataacaactaatatcctaatatctcaactttcctaatatctcaatattcctaatatctcaatattcttaatatctcaactttcctaatatctaaacattcctaatatctcaacactaaataatataaggaaagaatgatatacggaaatcattcctaatatctcaacatttgGTGTTGCTTCTTTCATTCTGAGTCATTCTCCAGATTTTGGTTCAACTGGCTGCTGATTGAAAGGGATGGGGAATGAGGCGAGGTGAGAGTAAGCCCTGGTCCAAGATCCTAGAATTTTACATTGTTTCTGTATGCATGTCTATAAATGATCTGGGTTTTGGTTGAAACTTGAATGGTGTATCCCGAATTTCGATACTAAGATTTAGGGTTTAATGAAGACAAATGGGTTAGGAAAGGAATCAGTTTTATGCTCTTACtgtttatttggaaattttgaGTTCTTTCCCGGTGTTGCCGGTTATTATCTGAAACACCTGCGCTACTTAACACTTATCTTTTCACTACCTTCAATTATATGGTGTAATCGCACAACtgaaatgcaaaattttctggTGGGATTATCTCATGATTTCagaatcataattaattaatattattattattattattattattattattattattaggggGTGGCCATTTGGTGGTAATAGTGGGCAAGTTACAGTCAGTTTCGTCGCGGGTTTAAAAagtagtttttcctttttaaaaataaaaattatttgtttctaatttttaaaaataaagtgaaataaagagtaagagcttgtttggctgcgtgatttaaaaatatatatttttttaaatttttataaataaaaaattatttttaaaattttttaacattatttttgttaaaaataaagtaaaatagagaataattatttgaaaataagtaaaagttgtttccatctattttttaaaataaaaaaaattatagattttttttaaaagtattaaaaaaacaaataaatttaaacatgttattattccatttctctttatagaattttttttaaaaaaatattaaacaaaaataaaattaaacatgttatTATTCCATTTCTCTCTCCACAATCTAATCTTCCTTTAAATTATACgtatttttctgaatttttctagaatatttCATTAAGGAAATAcatttcaaatcaaagtgtacttgaaacataaaatttattaatttttaaaaataatttgaaactcaaaaactgatttaattaatactaaaagtTATGAAACTTAATAACATTAGTTAGTCAaagatcaaaatttattttaattatttaggttagtttctatatatatatatcatttttaaaaattttattattaggtaaataagttttaaattaagcaAGATTTAATGCATTAGATTCACTAAGAgcttagtaattttttaaaacaatttaaaactcaaatagtaaacaaattaacacaaaaaacttatggataaaaattggtttagaacaactttattgtttctctttcaCATAGAATccttatttcttaattttctttttcttaggcaaatgaactccaaattaaataagacttaatgcttggattcattaatgagtctagtaatttttaaaattaatttaaaactcaaataatgaactaattaatactagaaatttatgaacaaaaattgttGTAGAACCACTTTATTGTTTATCTTTTACATAGAATCCTTATTCCCCAACTTTTTTCACTAAGCAAATgaattacaaattaaataaaatttaatgcatTGAATTCATTAACGAGtttagtcatttttaaaattaatctaaaacttaaataataatataatcaatactagaaatttatgaaaaaaaatggtttaaaataactcattgtttttattttacatagaattattattttctatttttttaaccaaGCAAATAAGCTTCAAATTAAATGAGGCTTAATGTGTTGAATTCATcaataagtttattaatttttgaaaataaattgaaagtcaaataataaactcattactactagaaatttatggataaaaattgtttcataatgattgttatttttataaattcatcATTAATACATATTGCATTaatgattaaattattaatttctttgaGTGTATGTATGAGCAACATCTTACAGTGATAGcataatttttaactttaaacaatcaataatttaataGGTAGTAATACATATCTTTAATAATAGATACAATGATCATATAAATCTATCATTGTGGTATTTCCACCAAGTTTGAATTTAATATCCATATAATGGTGCACGATATGGAGTTAGGCTATGACTCATTCATTAGtgaaaaatttttaattttgccaAACCTAGTTTACATAAGCAAATCCATGCCATAGGTTAGAGACACAATCTCTAGGTGGGAGCCTAGGAGCCACaatccctctctttctctctcttgtcTGATTGTCATTTGGtaatctaaaaatttaaaattagaattttcttCTAATACTTTTTAATCAAAAGTTTTTAGGGGGctattattaattttacttaCAATGGGaaaagatatttgttgtttttctttttcagtagCAGTTAAAAAGGttataacatttgaaaatcACAATTTATCTTAACAATAAATcaatagaataaaattaaaaattagagtATAAATTAGTAGCATACCTGAAACTAATATGAAGATATAATAACATAAAGTAATTAtcattgaataaattaaaagcaAAGCCATTTCTTCTATTACAATAGTGATGGAATTCACTTCCAAAGCTTATAGTAAATCATAAAGCATATGAAGATCtacaaacaaaatttattgCCTTCGTGCATGATTTTTGGCATAAGTCACTCTTCTTTTGAACAGTAGCCACTTGACAATTTTGtccacaaaatcaaaataggcATCACACCAAGATCTTCTTATTGCTAAAACAAAATAAGGAACTAAAATGCCCACCGCAAATCCCAAGCCAATGCTTAAGTAAAACCACTTATCAATATAGCCACCATCAATTTTGTCCTCAAGAACACTTTGCCTTTTATCTAGGTCTTCATCCTGACATTTTGTGACTAGTGGAGTTCCACAAAGATTCGGGTTTCCAGTAAAGGTCAACTCTGTGAAAGTTGTCATTTGCCCTGCAAAGGGGATCTTACCagagaaattattatttgatagaTTCAAATAACCCAAGAATGTTAACGAGGACATGCTTGAAGGAATGGTGCCAGAAAGCTTGTTGCTTGATAGATCAAGAGAGGACAACTGACGCAACATTGAAATGCTTTCAGGAATTTGGCCAATGATGTGATTCATGGACAAGTTTAGAAACACCAAACCAGACAATTTTGTTATTCCCTCGGGAAACTCTCCACTTAAATTATTGTCGGATAGATCGATGCTAACAACAAGAGAAAGAGTCCTCGTGTATTCAAGACTTTGGCCTTTTGTAATCACAATCAACCTTTCATCATATCGAGAGCCATTCCCACTGTGATACAAAGAATACATATCCATGTTACGCTCCTGAGCCATGGCTTTAAGCTCCACCAAAGTGGCTGGAATTTTACCAGTCAAATTGTTTTGTGCAAGGTCTAAGACATGTAGGGAGCTTAAATTTGAAAGTCGATCGGGAAGTCTTCCAAAAAATGCATTCGACCTCAAGTTGAGTATTACGAGATTTATGAAAGCAGTTCCAATCCATGATGGAACCTTACCCGATAATTCGTTATAACTGAGATCAAGGAGTTCCAAACTtgataaattttggaaagatgaaGGAAGCTCTCCTAAAAGCTTGTTGTCATTCAGGTGTAGTGATTGGAGCGATTGTAACCGACCTAATGACTTTGGTATCATCCCAGACAAATTGTTATTTCCAAGGTCCAAAACAATTAGGTGAGAGCAATTATTTATGGTAGAAGGAATGCTTCCGGTCAAATTATTCCTTGAAAAATCAATGACTTCAAGAGAGGTGAGGTGTCCTATGGAATTTGGGATGGTCCCTGTTATTTGATTATGAGAAAGACGAAGGTAACTCAAGTCTAACAAGGATTCACCTCTGCTAAGTGGGATAAGGCCAGAAAATTTATTATGAGAGAGATCTAGAAATTCCACccctttgattgaaaaaggaatAGGTCCTTCAAAGAGGTTGGAACTGAAATCGATTTGtgaataagaaaaattcaatgaatttggTAACTAACCTTGTAACTGATTGTGAGAAAAACTTAAGTAATACAGATTGAAAGAAATATTCCAAAACCAATTTGGAATATGACTTGAAATGCTAGCATTTGAGAAATCAAGATACTGGAGGTTCTTCTGAGATTGAAGCCAAACCGGAAATGAAGGACCCAAGTGGCATGAACCCATAAGAAGATAATGCACCTGGAACGGGGGAACCCAATTAGGACTAACATTCAAACGGAAAGAATTGGAGTCCATGTTTAGATACTCCAACTTACTTAGCTTCCAAAAATGTTGTTCAGAGAGACTTCCACTCAATTGATTGGAACCAACATCCAATAATTGCAATTCTGAAAGCTGACCAATACTATCTGGGAGACTTCCATTCAACTCATTCATTCCAATGGACAGGGACTCCAGGTGTTGCAATGTCCATAAAGAAGCAGGGATGGGACCTTCAAGTTTGTTGAATGATAAACCGAGGCTCCTAAGATTTTTAAGCTCACCCAACCAATTTGGCAATTTTCCCATCAATTGATTCTCATACAAGTATAACTCCGTCAAATTAGGCAAAGGACTTTTAGAACTGCAGGTTTCAAATCCCTTGATAATCTCAGGTAAACTTCCATTCAAGTAATTAATACTCAAATCCAGATATTTTAAGTTGCAAAAGTTTCCAAAAGAGCTTGGAATTGGACCTATAATGAGcaagattaaaaaatatgtattaattaaaattatgtaataaacaaataataaaaatagtaaataacaaaattaattaattcatgaacaattaatttaaagaaaaagtaagaaaaattattattattcatgaattggtattttttttttatcttttctgataaccataaaataaaataatttatttcaatgttATAAGAATAGTAGGATTAATCATTGATATTAATtgttcctttaaaaataaaataatttttttgaacaaaGTGATAGTTCAATGAGAGAagatagaaaatcaaaatataaaccAAAGGATTAAGAAATCAAGTTatcaaaagataaatttttattttagcgATGAAAATAAAGCAAGAGAAAACTAGGAATTCAACCTAATTTAATATCTTGAAACAACAACACTATAAGAAACtagcaaaattaaataaaaagtgagaaacttataataaactaaaattagtaaaatgacGAAGCAACATGGTTTATAGTCTAACTAAAATATACAAAGGATATGcaatgaaatgaaatatctaAATTAATTGAGGAGTGAGGATGTCCTTCAATCAAATTGTCACTCAAATCTAAATATTTTAGAGacttcaattttatcaataaaggtctgatctaattaattaagtttACAAGACACAAAACTCATATGGCAACAATTACTTCCCCTTTAGGATAGAGGTTAATATTAACTTCTTGATTTGGATTTTAGTCAATTCTcttaatgatgaaaaaaaaaaaaaaaaacgcgtTGTGTTTGGAacttctaatgttttatttctaaagataGAAATTCATAGAAACCCTAATATAAATAGTAAAACTTTACCATAAAAagtaatgatatttaaaaattgttttaaaaaccatgaatattagaaaaaaatttactatcttaaattttttaaatttcaataacaGTATTTAAGAACATGAAATGTCATATTATATTCACTTAATGTTCAATTTTATGGTTTCAATTACTTGTCTCAACCATGAAATGTCatatctcaatatataaattacaATAATTTGGCATAATAGATGAATTAtggagagaaaatagaaattgaaaatgtgCAAGAGATGATTGAAAGTTATTTGATGATAAAGATTCTTAACAAACGTAAATTGTCAAAATaggaatataaatttttttactgtTTAAAAAAGCAGTAATTTGGCAATGTCCATAAAGAAGTAAGGATGTGACCTTCAAGTCTGTTGTCGAATAAACTGAGTACCCTAAGATTTTTAAGCTCACCCAACCAATTTGGCAATTTTCCCATCAATTGACTGTCATCCAAGTATAACTCCGTCAAATTAGGCAAAGGACTTTTAGAACTGCAGGTTTCAATTCCCTTGATAATCTCAGGTAAACTTCCATTCAAGTAATTACCCCCCAAATTCAGATATTTTAAGTTGCAGAAGTTTCCAAAAGAGCTTGGAATTGGAC from Vitis vinifera cultivar Pinot Noir 40024 chromosome 9, ASM3070453v1 includes these protein-coding regions:
- the LOC100852491 gene encoding LOW QUALITY PROTEIN: receptor-like protein EIX2 (The sequence of the model RefSeq protein was modified relative to this genomic sequence to represent the inferred CDS: substituted 1 base at 1 genomic stop codon) — its product is MERISILGFILAILYFITTELACNGYTHMSNNIQSEQEALIDFKSGLKDPNNRLSSWKGSNYCYWQGITCEKDTGIVISIDLHNPYPRENVYGNWSSMNLSGEIRPSLTKLKSLKYLDLSFNSFKGMPIPQLFGSLKNLLYLNLSGAGFSGTIPSNFGNLSNLQYLDLSFEDLSYDDFEYFEYFEYFNDLSIGNIEWMASLVSLKYLGMDYVNLSSVGSEWVEVINKLPILTELHLDGCSLSGSIPSPSFVNFTSLLVISINSNQFISMFPEWLLNVSSLGSIDISYNQLHGRIPLGLGELPNLQYIDLSGNDNLRGSISQLLRKSWKKIEFLNFGGNELHGPIPSSFGNFCNLKYLNLGGSYLNGSLPEIIKGIETCSSKSPLPNLMELYLNGNQLMGKLPNWLGELKNLRELDLSGNRLEGPIPSSFGNFCNLKYLNLGGNYLNGSLPEIIKGIETCSSKSPLPNLTELYLDDSQLMGKLPNWLGPIPSSFGNFCNLKYLDLSINYLNGSLPEIIKGFETCSSKSPLPNLTELYLYENQLMGKLPNWLGELKNLRSLGLSFNKLEGPIPASLWTLQHLESLSIGMNELNGSLPDSIGQLSELQLLDVGSNQLSGSLSEQHFWKLSKLEYLNMDSNSFRLNVSPNWVPPFQVHYLLMGSCHLGPSFPVWLQSQKNLQYLDFSNASISSHIPNWFWNISFNLYYLSFSHNQLQGXLPNSLNFSYSQIDFSSNLFEGPIPFSIKGVEFLDLSHNKFSGLIPLSRGESLLDLSYLRLSHNQITGTIPNSIGHLTSLEVIDFSRNNLTGSIPSTINNCSHLIVLDLGNNNLSGMIPKSLGRLQSLQSLHLNDNKLLGELPSSFQNLSSLELLDLSYNELSGKVPSWIGTAFINLVILNLRSNAFFGRLPDRLSNLSSLHVLDLAQNNLTGKIPATLVELKAMAQERNMDMYSLYHSGNGSRYDERLIVITKGQSLEYTRTLSLVVSIDLSDNNLSGEFPEGITKLSGLVFLNLSMNHIIGQIPESISMLRQLSSLDLSSNKLSGTIPSSMSSLTFLGYLNLSNNNFSGKIPFAGQMTTFTELTFTGNPNLCGTPLVTKCQDEDLDKRQSVLEDKIDGGYIDKWFYLSIGLGFAVGILVPYFVLAIRRSWCDAYFDFVDKIVKWLLFKRRVTYAKNHARRQ